The following proteins are encoded in a genomic region of Dokdonia donghaensis DSW-1:
- a CDS encoding BamA/OMP85 family outer membrane protein, with product MTLFTIIRKENEDLERQVNRLNSTATFSRATGRWIFILALLCSTLVNAQRDTPLDPNIKYEIADIKVTGTSTYNENTVIVFTGLRVGERISLPGTKVSNVIKKLWSLELFSDINLYVTAIDGDKVDLQLDIKEVPELNEVRFKGIKQKKGSTFIKDNGLNKGAKVTENLETTTTNYIENSYKKKGFLNSKVFVNTVPASDTLGKNKVNMIVNIDKGERVKIKDINFNGREKLQEAKLLGSMKNTKEKKIWRLWKRSKFIKADYEDDKVAIINKYKEKGYRDARIVSDSIIKNNDKTITVEINVEEGRRYYIGDIDFIGNSVYTDEQLSRQLGLKRGDVYNGVLLQERIKDDTDPDADNIANLYQNSGYLFSNVNPVETSVENDTINFEVRITEGKLAYFNKVTVKGNDKTKDKVIYRELLTKPGQRYSKKAVVGTIRELGQLGFFDAQQLTPNFNNFDPVGGTVDLEYNVVEQGASQIELQGGFGGGGFVGTLGLSFNNFSIQNIFNKDAYNPLPMGDGQKFSLRAQASQFFQTYSASLTDPWFGGKQPVQFSTSFSHTIQYLFTGITTGSASDRVDRNSKFLITGGSVGLSKRLKWPDRNFSLSHAISFQHFDLQNYNTGLFTFGDGASENLAYTIGLSRRELYGGLIFPTSGSDISLTAKLTLPYSAWNGVDYKGLAIERDEAIADGLSSTGKTVGEIDQERFNWLEYYKVKFTGKWYTPLVGKFVLQSGVEFGWLGAYNQDRGVPPFERFFLGGDGLGGFSLDGREIVRLRGYPNQSVTPIDRGAILQSTGQANDGATIYNKFSLELRYPITFSPQASIYALTFAEAGSSYDNFRDYNPFQLSRSAGAGIRIFMPAFGLLGLDFGYGFDPIPGTTGANGWETHFIIGQQF from the coding sequence ATGACGCTATTTACAATTATCAGAAAAGAGAACGAAGATTTGGAAAGACAAGTGAACAGATTAAATAGTACAGCTACTTTTTCAAGAGCAACAGGCAGATGGATTTTTATTTTAGCCCTATTATGTAGCACCTTAGTAAATGCGCAAAGAGACACCCCGCTAGATCCAAATATCAAGTATGAAATTGCAGATATAAAGGTTACTGGAACTTCTACTTACAATGAGAATACTGTAATTGTATTTACAGGGTTAAGAGTAGGAGAACGTATATCTCTTCCCGGCACAAAAGTTTCTAACGTAATTAAGAAATTGTGGTCATTAGAGCTGTTTTCTGATATTAATCTTTATGTGACGGCAATAGATGGTGATAAAGTAGATCTCCAGCTAGATATTAAAGAAGTGCCAGAACTTAATGAAGTGCGCTTTAAAGGTATTAAGCAAAAGAAAGGTTCTACCTTTATCAAAGACAATGGCCTTAACAAAGGAGCAAAAGTCACAGAAAACCTTGAGACCACCACTACAAACTATATTGAGAACTCATATAAGAAAAAAGGATTTTTAAACTCAAAAGTATTTGTAAATACAGTACCTGCATCAGACACGTTGGGTAAAAACAAAGTCAATATGATTGTAAATATTGACAAAGGAGAACGTGTAAAAATTAAAGATATCAACTTTAATGGCCGTGAAAAATTACAAGAAGCAAAGCTCCTTGGGTCAATGAAAAACACAAAGGAGAAAAAAATCTGGCGTCTTTGGAAAAGGTCAAAATTTATTAAGGCAGACTATGAAGACGACAAAGTAGCCATTATAAATAAGTACAAAGAAAAGGGATATCGTGATGCTAGAATTGTATCAGATTCTATCATTAAGAATAATGACAAAACGATAACTGTAGAAATAAATGTTGAAGAAGGTCGTAGATATTATATAGGTGACATAGACTTCATAGGAAACTCAGTTTATACAGACGAGCAACTAAGTAGACAGTTAGGTCTTAAAAGAGGTGATGTCTACAACGGTGTTTTACTTCAAGAACGTATAAAAGATGATACAGACCCCGATGCAGATAACATCGCAAACCTTTATCAAAACAGTGGTTACTTATTCTCAAATGTAAATCCAGTAGAGACTAGTGTAGAAAATGACACCATAAACTTTGAGGTGCGTATTACCGAAGGTAAACTCGCTTACTTTAATAAAGTAACTGTAAAAGGTAATGACAAGACTAAAGATAAAGTTATTTACAGAGAGCTACTTACCAAGCCTGGACAGCGTTACAGTAAGAAAGCAGTAGTAGGTACAATACGTGAGCTTGGTCAATTAGGTTTCTTTGACGCACAGCAGCTTACTCCTAACTTCAATAATTTTGACCCAGTAGGTGGAACAGTCGATCTAGAGTATAACGTTGTAGAGCAAGGAGCAAGCCAGATAGAACTTCAAGGAGGTTTTGGTGGTGGAGGTTTTGTGGGAACTCTAGGACTCTCATTTAACAACTTCTCTATACAGAACATATTTAATAAAGATGCCTACAACCCATTACCTATGGGTGATGGCCAGAAGTTTTCTTTGAGAGCACAAGCAAGTCAGTTTTTCCAGACGTATAGCGCCTCTCTTACAGATCCTTGGTTTGGAGGGAAACAACCAGTACAATTTTCTACATCATTCTCGCACACTATACAATACCTTTTTACAGGTATTACAACAGGTAGCGCAAGTGATCGTGTAGATAGAAACAGTAAATTCTTAATTACGGGAGGTTCTGTAGGGTTATCTAAGCGTCTTAAATGGCCAGATAGAAACTTTAGCTTGTCACACGCTATAAGTTTCCAGCACTTTGATTTACAAAACTATAACACAGGTCTGTTTACCTTTGGAGATGGAGCTTCAGAAAACTTAGCCTATACTATAGGTCTAAGTAGACGTGAGCTTTATGGAGGATTAATTTTCCCTACAAGTGGATCTGACATAAGTCTAACAGCAAAATTAACCTTACCATACTCTGCTTGGAATGGTGTTGATTATAAAGGTCTAGCTATAGAGCGCGATGAGGCTATCGCAGATGGTCTTAGCAGCACAGGTAAAACTGTAGGAGAGATAGATCAAGAACGTTTTAACTGGCTAGAATACTATAAAGTAAAGTTTACTGGTAAGTGGTACACACCACTTGTAGGTAAGTTTGTACTACAATCTGGAGTAGAATTTGGATGGCTAGGTGCTTATAATCAAGATAGAGGTGTACCACCTTTTGAACGTTTCTTCTTAGGAGGTGATGGTCTAGGAGGTTTCTCTCTTGATGGTAGAGAGATTGTAAGACTTAGAGGATACCCTAACCAGTCTGTAACTCCTATAGATAGAGGCGCTATTTTACAAAGCACAGGACAGGCTAATGATGGTGCTACCATTTACAATAAATTTAGTCTTGAACTACGTTACCCTATCACATTTAGCCCTCAGGCGAGCATCTATGCATTAACTTTTGCAGAAGCAGGATCATCTTATGACAATTTTAGAGATTATAACCCGTTTCAATTGAGTAGATCTGCTGGGGCAGGAATTCGTATATTTATGCCGGCCTTTGGATTATTAGGTCTGGATTTTGGATATGGATTTGACCCAATTCCTGGTACAACAGGAGCAAATGGATGGGAAACTCACTTCATTATCGGACAGCAGTTTTAA
- a CDS encoding NAD kinase produces MKIGIYGQFYHEAAGQYIQQLLDILDKKQIEVIIEKNFLKLIHENDTIEKDYNHFSTFRELDNTYDLFVSIGGDGTILKTVTYVRDLNIPIIGINTGRLGFLATIKKNDIAASIEKILTGKYSISKRSLLQVTTNSKKDPIGELNFALNEITVSRKNTTSMISVTTKLDGENLTNYWADGLIVATPTGSTGYSLSCGGPVITPQTSSIIITPIAPHNLNARPLVIPDDTTIELSVSGRADQHLISLDSRIATVDNETIITLQKAPFEISLIRLEGDSFLKTLRHKLLWGEDKRN; encoded by the coding sequence ATGAAAATAGGTATATACGGTCAGTTCTACCACGAGGCCGCAGGACAATACATCCAGCAGCTCCTAGATATTTTAGACAAAAAGCAAATAGAAGTTATTATAGAGAAAAACTTTCTCAAACTTATACACGAGAATGACACTATAGAGAAGGACTACAATCACTTTTCTACCTTTAGAGAGCTAGATAACACTTACGACCTTTTTGTAAGCATAGGTGGAGACGGTACAATTCTAAAAACTGTTACATATGTACGAGATCTTAACATACCTATAATAGGGATAAACACAGGTCGACTAGGTTTTCTTGCTACTATCAAGAAAAATGACATTGCCGCCTCTATAGAAAAAATACTTACCGGCAAGTACAGCATCTCAAAAAGAAGCCTACTACAAGTCACTACCAATAGTAAAAAAGATCCCATAGGAGAACTCAACTTTGCACTTAACGAGATTACAGTAAGTAGAAAAAACACCACCTCTATGATCTCTGTAACGACAAAATTAGACGGTGAGAACCTTACAAACTACTGGGCAGATGGTCTTATCGTTGCCACACCCACAGGCTCAACAGGCTACTCACTAAGTTGTGGAGGACCGGTTATCACACCACAAACATCAAGCATAATAATCACACCAATAGCACCTCACAACCTCAATGCAAGACCACTAGTTATACCAGACGATACTACAATCGAACTAAGCGTGTCTGGAAGAGCAGATCAACATCTTATCTCTCTTGACTCGAGAATAGCCACGGTAGATAATGAAACAATTATAACGCTACAAAAAGCACCATTTGAGATAAGCCTCATCCGTTTAGAAGGAGATAGCTTTTTAAAAACACTAAGACATAAACTACTCTGGGGAGAAGATAAAAGGAACTAG
- a CDS encoding DUF6089 family protein, whose translation MKYLTIVLIAIFWNFEVQGQTYEIGAFIGGSNVVSDIGSTNYIAPNKPAFGAILKWNRSSRHSFRFTALFTELEGNDVDSHEARRQSRGLSFTNSLQEVSLGLEYTFWEFDMFKDRNANAPYLYSGITAFNHENISRVSGVTQDGNALDFAIPIVLGYKVAFNSMVIALEGGARYTFTDNLDGSAPVGDDNTISIGNRNNNDWYVFTGVTVSFTFGRRPCFCAF comes from the coding sequence ATGAAGTACCTGACGATTGTTTTAATCGCCATTTTTTGGAATTTTGAAGTGCAAGGGCAAACCTATGAAATAGGAGCCTTTATTGGTGGATCAAATGTTGTAAGTGACATTGGATCAACTAATTATATTGCGCCGAATAAACCAGCTTTTGGAGCGATTTTAAAATGGAACCGAAGTTCAAGACATTCCTTCAGGTTTACAGCCCTGTTTACAGAGCTAGAAGGAAATGATGTAGATAGCCACGAAGCTAGAAGACAAAGTAGAGGATTATCATTTACAAACAGTTTACAAGAAGTCTCACTGGGACTGGAGTATACCTTTTGGGAATTTGATATGTTTAAAGATCGTAATGCAAATGCACCATACTTATACTCAGGTATAACCGCATTTAATCACGAAAACATTTCTAGAGTAAGTGGCGTTACTCAAGATGGAAATGCTCTGGACTTTGCAATACCTATCGTGTTAGGCTACAAAGTAGCTTTTAACTCTATGGTTATTGCATTAGAAGGTGGTGCTCGTTATACATTTACAGATAATCTGGATGGAAGCGCACCCGTAGGAGATGACAATACGATAAGTATTGGAAATAGAAATAATAATGACTGGTATGTGTTTACAGGTGTAACTGTAAGCTTTACCTTTGGCCGCAGACCTTGTTTCTGCGCATTTTAA
- a CDS encoding isoprenyl transferase, translating to MDALAHIDKNKLPQHVAIIMDGNGRWAKKQGLLRAVGHKKGTKAVREAVEAAAELGIPHLTLYAFSTENWNRPKAEVDTLMNLLVSSLKKEISTLQDNDVALNTIGLTSSLPKKAQRELNEVIEKTKDNKRLKLTLALSYGSREELIKTVREISDKVKNNLISPAEIDESCINQHLYTYDIPDVDLLIRTSGEQRVSNFLLWQIAYAEFYFTEVLWPDFRKEHLHDAIYNYQKRERRFGKTSEQIK from the coding sequence ATGGACGCACTCGCCCACATTGACAAAAATAAATTACCCCAGCACGTTGCCATCATTATGGATGGTAATGGACGATGGGCAAAAAAACAAGGACTCCTTAGAGCCGTTGGTCATAAAAAAGGTACAAAAGCTGTAAGAGAAGCTGTTGAGGCTGCTGCAGAGCTGGGCATACCCCACCTTACACTCTACGCTTTTTCTACAGAAAACTGGAACAGACCTAAAGCAGAGGTAGATACACTTATGAATCTACTCGTCTCTTCTCTAAAAAAAGAAATTTCTACACTTCAAGACAATGATGTTGCGCTCAACACCATAGGTTTAACGAGCTCTTTACCTAAGAAAGCCCAGCGAGAACTCAATGAAGTGATAGAAAAAACAAAAGACAACAAAAGGCTTAAACTCACTCTAGCACTGAGTTACGGCAGTAGAGAAGAGCTTATAAAAACAGTACGAGAAATAAGCGATAAAGTTAAAAATAACCTAATTTCGCCAGCTGAAATAGATGAATCTTGTATAAATCAGCATCTTTACACCTATGACATACCAGATGTAGATCTGTTAATACGTACAAGTGGAGAGCAACGAGTGAGCAATTTCTTGTTATGGCAAATTGCCTATGCTGAATTTTACTTTACAGAAGTATTGTGGCCAGATTTCAGAAAGGAACATTTACATGACGCTATTTACAATTATCAGAAAAGAGAACGAAGATTTGGAAAGACAAGTGAACAGATTAAATAG